A single region of the Bacillus sp. 2205SS5-2 genome encodes:
- a CDS encoding competence protein CoiA — MLTATKENGEIIVVASFSRKDLMALREKHFFYCPQCGEKLILKVGKTLIPHFAHYTISACVGLSEPESALHLQGKKELFQSLSQQKLSPKLEKTFRSIHQRADIFVEYQENGVAIEYQCSPLSTEALSKRTNGYKSIDIDSVWILGCSYQERKKMLAPITTLSESQLSLLTYHPHKGFCLPIYSPKNPFVFFILNPIPIGSKFLIQHCQQSLKFLRFPPSPPNVAKMKKALFLSIWRRENAKWLRRRIHQKRKSRDPFLDLLYQDREYPLLLSEYIGVPVEFMITLKTHPIIWQYFVWRDSMKGRKRGEQIRLTDIFKNMKKRIEGEELQSRELPLCELDYKQAVYHYVQFLERAKVLEEIRGDTYIICKVLKSPSTLYEAIRRQEGFFSEEQHILKLFPLE, encoded by the coding sequence TTGTTGACAGCTACCAAGGAGAATGGAGAAATCATTGTAGTGGCCTCATTTTCTAGAAAGGATTTAATGGCGTTGAGGGAAAAACATTTCTTTTACTGTCCGCAATGTGGTGAAAAACTAATACTTAAAGTTGGAAAAACTCTTATTCCACATTTTGCACATTACACTATCTCCGCATGTGTTGGATTATCTGAGCCTGAATCTGCCCTGCATTTACAAGGGAAGAAAGAGCTTTTTCAATCGCTGTCTCAGCAGAAGTTATCACCCAAATTAGAGAAAACTTTCCGGTCTATTCACCAACGCGCGGATATCTTTGTGGAGTACCAAGAGAATGGTGTAGCAATTGAGTACCAATGCTCCCCTTTATCAACAGAAGCATTATCTAAAAGAACAAATGGTTATAAATCCATAGATATAGATTCTGTATGGATTCTAGGTTGCTCTTATCAAGAGCGAAAAAAGATGCTCGCTCCAATCACAACTTTGTCAGAATCACAACTTTCCCTCCTTACCTATCACCCTCACAAAGGCTTTTGTCTCCCAATCTATTCTCCCAAAAATCCATTCGTTTTTTTTATATTAAATCCAATTCCCATAGGTTCTAAATTTCTTATTCAACACTGTCAACAATCACTAAAATTTCTTCGTTTTCCACCATCACCACCAAATGTGGCGAAAATGAAGAAAGCTCTTTTTCTGTCAATTTGGCGAAGGGAAAATGCTAAGTGGCTTCGCCGTAGAATACATCAAAAAAGAAAGTCAAGAGACCCATTTTTAGATTTACTTTATCAAGATAGAGAATATCCACTACTTCTTTCTGAGTATATTGGTGTTCCAGTTGAGTTTATGATTACTCTCAAAACTCACCCAATCATCTGGCAGTACTTTGTTTGGAGAGATAGTATGAAAGGGAGAAAAAGGGGGGAACAAATTCGATTAACTGATATCTTTAAAAATATGAAGAAAAGAATAGAAGGGGAAGAATTGCAATCTCGTGAGCTTCCTTTGTGCGAACTAGACTATAAACAAGCAGTGTATCATTATGTTCAATTTTTAGAAAGAGCAAAGGTGTTAGAAGAGATAAGGGGGGATACGTACATTATTTGTAAGGTGTTGAAGTCACCATCTACATTATATGAAGCAATCCGAAGGCAGGAAGGATTTTTTTCAGAGGAACAACATATATTAAAATTGTTCCCTTTGGAATAG
- a CDS encoding ABC transporter ATP-binding protein, which yields MTQTNEKLLEIKNLKQYFNSGKPNMVKAVDDISFDIYKGETLGLVGESGCGKSTTGRTIIRLYDATGGNVVFKGEDVHGKKSRSQLKKFNQKMQMIFQDPYASLNPRMKVADIIAEGIDIHGLAKSKEDRMNRVYDLLETVGLNREHANRYPHEFSGGQRQRIGVARALAVDPEFIIADEPISALDVSIQAQVVNLLKDLQQEKGLTFLFIAHDLSMVKYISDRIGVMYFGKLVEIAPSDVLYKNPLHPYTQSLLSAIPLPDPDYERSRTRKSYDPAVHNYTQEDQVEMREVAPGHYIYCSEKEFAQYQAQYRH from the coding sequence ATGACACAAACAAATGAAAAGTTACTTGAAATAAAAAATTTAAAACAATATTTTAATTCAGGAAAACCTAATATGGTAAAAGCTGTTGATGATATCTCTTTTGATATTTATAAGGGAGAAACCTTAGGGTTAGTTGGTGAGTCAGGTTGTGGTAAGTCAACTACAGGGCGGACGATTATTCGACTTTATGATGCAACGGGCGGAAATGTTGTATTTAAAGGTGAAGATGTTCATGGAAAAAAATCTAGATCGCAATTGAAGAAATTCAATCAAAAGATGCAAATGATCTTCCAAGATCCATATGCGTCGTTAAACCCACGTATGAAGGTAGCAGATATTATCGCTGAAGGTATTGATATTCACGGATTAGCCAAATCGAAAGAAGATCGTATGAACAGAGTATATGATCTTCTTGAAACAGTAGGGTTAAACCGTGAACATGCGAACCGTTATCCACATGAATTCTCTGGTGGTCAGCGTCAACGTATTGGAGTTGCACGTGCCTTAGCGGTGGATCCTGAATTTATTATTGCGGATGAGCCTATTTCTGCTCTTGATGTATCTATCCAAGCACAGGTAGTGAACTTACTGAAAGATCTACAACAAGAAAAAGGTTTAACTTTCTTGTTCATTGCCCATGATCTATCCATGGTCAAATACATTAGTGATCGAATTGGCGTTATGTATTTTGGAAAGCTTGTAGAAATTGCGCCAAGTGACGTATTATATAAGAACCCATTACATCCCTATACGCAGTCACTACTATCTGCCATTCCACTGCCAGATCCTGATTATGAACGCTCACGTACAAGAAAATCATATGATCCAGCGGTTCATAATTACACCCAAGAAGACCAAGTAGAAATGAGAGAAGTTGCACCGGGTCACTATATTTACTGTTCGGAAAAAGAATTTGCCCAATACCAAGCTCAATATAGGCATTAA
- a CDS encoding putative glycoside hydrolase — protein MKELIKVIGVSVLILVPFQQDAFAEENDPKAMILHMKRESMKESSLKELPSRMSRFVYDSGLEFTYPDAVRGIYVTGHSAGGGRFDDLISLLNETDLNAMVVDIKDDWGNVTYNPEESSPYAKVGENFIKDPRAMLETMEKEEIYPIARIVVFKDTLLAKEHPEWSFKEGDSVWKNGRGESFVNPFLKEVWDYNIGIAIEAAKLGFQEIQFDYVRFPEGFERRDEELIYSKGEFDNSSSDNVQKRVDAVTSFVAYAKEQLEPYDVNVSVDIFGYTATLPEAPGIGQNFSKISEHVDVISSMIYPSHWTSYFGISKPDLDPYNLVVEYAKVENQKIAELDNQPISRPWIQDFTATWLGSGNYKVYGKAEIEAQIKGLNDQGIKEYLIWNAGNKYTKGVDYTP, from the coding sequence TTGAAAGAACTTATTAAGGTAATAGGAGTAAGTGTTCTGATCTTAGTGCCTTTCCAACAAGATGCATTTGCTGAAGAAAATGACCCTAAAGCAATGATTCTACACATGAAAAGAGAAAGCATGAAGGAGTCATCCCTAAAAGAGCTTCCTTCGAGAATGTCTCGTTTTGTTTATGATTCTGGTTTGGAGTTTACCTATCCAGACGCTGTTCGGGGAATTTACGTAACTGGCCACTCTGCTGGGGGCGGACGATTTGATGACTTAATTAGTTTATTGAACGAAACAGATCTAAATGCTATGGTCGTTGACATTAAAGATGATTGGGGTAATGTAACGTATAATCCTGAAGAATCATCCCCTTATGCAAAAGTGGGTGAAAATTTTATTAAAGACCCTAGAGCAATGCTAGAGACAATGGAAAAAGAGGAAATTTACCCTATAGCAAGGATTGTTGTGTTTAAAGACACTTTATTGGCTAAAGAGCATCCAGAATGGTCATTTAAAGAAGGAGATTCCGTTTGGAAGAATGGGCGGGGCGAATCGTTTGTAAATCCATTTCTAAAAGAAGTATGGGATTATAATATCGGGATTGCCATTGAAGCAGCTAAGCTCGGTTTTCAAGAGATTCAGTTTGATTATGTTCGTTTCCCAGAAGGTTTTGAAAGAAGGGACGAGGAACTTATTTATAGTAAAGGAGAGTTTGACAACTCTTCATCAGATAATGTACAAAAACGTGTAGATGCTGTAACAAGTTTTGTTGCTTACGCGAAAGAGCAACTTGAACCGTATGATGTTAACGTTTCAGTTGATATTTTTGGCTATACAGCTACCCTCCCAGAGGCACCTGGAATTGGACAAAACTTTTCGAAAATCTCTGAACATGTAGACGTCATTTCCTCCATGATTTATCCAAGTCACTGGACTTCTTATTTTGGCATTAGCAAACCGGATTTAGATCCTTATAACCTTGTCGTTGAGTATGCTAAGGTTGAAAATCAAAAGATAGCTGAACTAGATAATCAACCTATATCAAGACCATGGATTCAAGATTTTACAGCTACATGGTTAGGATCAGGTAATTATAAAGTATATGGTAAGGCTGAAATCGAAGCACAAATTAAGGGACTAAATGATCAAGGAATTAAGGAATATTTAATTTGGAATGCTGGAAATAAATATACAAAAGGAGTAGATTATACTCCTTAA
- the mecA gene encoding adaptor protein MecA, with amino-acid sequence MEIERINENTVKFYISYIDIEDRGFDREEIWYNRERSEELFWEMMDEVHQEEDFMVEGPLWIQVQALDKGLEILVTKAQVSRDGQKFELPIPNEKLKDLPVDERIEEFLDDHFQIKQEETEEAALHFMLKFDQFDDVVSLSHRIQEDTFSSSLFSFDGTYYLYVEFDDQEFEEEEIDNILSILLEYTMESPLTVHRLNEYGNSIIKQDVFTTIRTYFS; translated from the coding sequence ATGGAAATCGAACGTATTAACGAAAATACGGTTAAATTTTATATTTCTTATATTGATATAGAAGATCGCGGGTTTGATCGAGAAGAAATTTGGTACAATCGTGAAAGAAGTGAAGAACTCTTTTGGGAAATGATGGATGAGGTTCACCAGGAGGAAGATTTTATGGTGGAAGGACCACTTTGGATTCAAGTCCAAGCATTAGATAAAGGACTGGAAATCCTCGTGACTAAAGCCCAAGTATCACGTGATGGGCAGAAGTTTGAGCTTCCTATTCCAAATGAAAAGCTGAAAGATCTTCCGGTGGATGAGCGAATCGAAGAGTTTTTAGATGATCATTTTCAAATAAAACAAGAAGAAACAGAAGAAGCTGCTTTACACTTTATGTTGAAATTTGATCAATTTGATGATGTAGTTTCACTATCTCATCGAATTCAAGAAGATACGTTTAGTTCTAGTTTGTTCTCATTTGATGGCACCTATTATCTTTATGTAGAGTTTGATGATCAAGAATTTGAAGAGGAAGAAATCGATAATATTTTGAGTATCTTACTTGAATATACGATGGAGTCTCCTTTAACCGTGCACCGACTCAATGAATATGGAAATAGTATAATTAAGCAAGATGTATTTACGACCATACGAACATACTTCTCTTAA
- a CDS encoding GNAT family N-acetyltransferase, producing MHWYEKLNQYFPIEEMKSKEHMESLLKDKGDIYHKDEGKHHVLMYAELEEFTFIDYLFVSKESRGQGLGHKLIEKLKAKNKPIILEVEPVDYEDTDSEKRLHFYKREGFEHATNIGYRRRSLATNEINQMEILYWAPAGNSEESIFDAMKKTYRMIHTYNDEKFYGASYQPVEEVLSLEENSEKDLLEDI from the coding sequence ATGCATTGGTATGAAAAATTAAATCAATATTTTCCAATTGAAGAAATGAAGTCCAAGGAACACATGGAATCTTTATTAAAGGATAAGGGTGATATTTATCATAAGGATGAAGGGAAACACCATGTCCTAATGTATGCTGAACTTGAGGAATTCACTTTTATTGATTATTTATTTGTTTCAAAGGAATCACGAGGTCAGGGACTTGGACATAAGTTAATTGAGAAACTAAAAGCAAAGAACAAACCCATCATTCTAGAAGTCGAACCTGTTGATTACGAAGATACAGATTCAGAAAAACGGCTACATTTCTATAAAAGGGAAGGCTTTGAACATGCAACTAATATAGGATACCGAAGAAGATCTTTAGCAACTAATGAAATTAATCAAATGGAAATCCTTTACTGGGCACCTGCAGGGAACTCGGAAGAGTCTATCTTTGATGCAATGAAAAAAACATATCGTATGATTCATACATATAACGATGAAAAGTTTTATGGAGCTTCTTATCAACCAGTTGAAGAAGTCCTATCTTTAGAAGAAAATTCTGAAAAAGATCTATTAGAAGATATATAA
- the opp3b gene encoding oligopeptide ABC transporter permease, whose amino-acid sequence MVKYTIQRLGYMIITLLIIATATFFLMKLLPGSPLTNQERLSPAQQEIILEKYGLNDPLPVQYVKYMANLAQGDLGVSFQYDNRPVSKIITERIGPSAQLGFQAMVLGTLLGLGLGILAAIKHNTFWDYGSTIIAVIGISIPSFVFAALLQYYVGVELRWLPVALWEGWEYSILPTLSLTVFVIAQIARFMRTEMLEVLGSDYILLARAKGISRTAIVFKHAIRNALIPVITIIGPMTVALMTGTLVIEQIFAVPGLGPQFVSSINTNDYTVIMGTTLFYSFLFIAVIFLVDILYGVVDPRIRLAGGKK is encoded by the coding sequence ATGGTCAAATACACAATTCAGCGTTTAGGTTATATGATCATCACTTTGCTCATCATTGCTACAGCTACTTTCTTTCTAATGAAGCTCCTTCCTGGATCACCACTCACAAACCAAGAGAGATTGAGTCCAGCTCAACAAGAAATTATTCTCGAAAAATACGGTTTAAATGATCCTCTCCCAGTTCAATATGTAAAATATATGGCTAATTTAGCTCAAGGAGATTTGGGTGTGTCTTTTCAGTATGATAACCGTCCAGTCTCAAAAATCATTACTGAGCGAATTGGACCTTCCGCACAGCTCGGATTCCAAGCAATGGTATTAGGAACGTTATTAGGATTAGGTTTAGGTATACTTGCAGCCATAAAGCACAATACATTTTGGGATTACGGCTCGACCATCATAGCGGTTATCGGTATTTCCATCCCATCTTTCGTATTTGCTGCGCTTCTTCAATATTACGTTGGGGTTGAATTACGATGGTTGCCAGTTGCGTTATGGGAAGGTTGGGAATACAGTATTCTTCCAACGCTATCTTTAACCGTATTTGTTATAGCACAGATTGCTCGTTTTATGCGAACCGAAATGCTTGAAGTATTAGGTTCTGACTATATTCTACTAGCTAGAGCAAAAGGGATTAGTCGTACAGCAATAGTGTTTAAGCATGCAATTCGTAATGCACTTATTCCGGTTATTACAATTATTGGTCCTATGACAGTAGCTCTTATGACCGGTACTCTTGTAATCGAGCAAATATTTGCTGTTCCTGGTTTGGGACCGCAGTTCGTATCGTCGATTAATACGAATGACTACACTGTGATTATGGGTACCACATTATTTTATAGTTTCTTATTCATCGCAGTTATTTTCCTAGTGGATATTCTTTATGGCGTTGTTGATCCACGTATACGTTTAGCAGGGGGGAAAAAATAA
- a CDS encoding ABC transporter ATP-binding protein, with product MTRLLDVKDLHVSFKTHGGEVQAVRGVDFHLDKGETLAIVGESGSGKSVTTKAIMRLIPNPPGFIKHGEMVFEGRDLAKQSEKEMQKVRGKDISMIFQDPMTSLNPTMMIGKQIMEPLLKHQKLSKADARKRSIELLKLVGLPNPEARIKQYPHQFSGGQRQRVVIAIALACNPKILIADEPTTALDVTIQAQILELMKDLQNKIDTSIIFITHDLGVVANVADRVAVMYGGQIVESGTVDEIFYDPRHPYTWGLLGSMPTLETETKAKLTAIPGTPPDLLNPPKGDAFALRSEYALKVDLEKEPPMYKVSDTHIVKSWLMHPDAPQVEPPEAVKLRQRTMPANYEKPVLFEGVKA from the coding sequence ATGACAAGATTATTAGATGTTAAAGACCTGCATGTCTCCTTCAAAACGCATGGAGGAGAGGTTCAAGCGGTACGTGGCGTTGATTTTCACCTTGATAAAGGGGAAACACTAGCAATCGTAGGAGAGTCGGGTTCAGGTAAATCGGTAACGACAAAAGCAATTATGCGTTTAATTCCAAACCCTCCTGGCTTTATTAAGCACGGTGAGATGGTGTTTGAAGGAAGGGACTTAGCAAAACAATCTGAAAAAGAAATGCAAAAAGTCCGCGGTAAAGATATATCGATGATTTTCCAAGATCCAATGACTTCGTTAAATCCAACCATGATGATTGGAAAGCAAATTATGGAGCCCTTACTGAAGCATCAAAAATTAAGTAAGGCTGATGCCCGTAAACGTTCTATTGAATTATTGAAATTGGTTGGGCTTCCAAATCCAGAAGCGCGTATTAAGCAATATCCTCATCAATTTTCAGGTGGACAACGGCAACGTGTCGTAATTGCTATCGCACTTGCTTGTAACCCGAAAATTTTAATTGCCGATGAGCCAACGACAGCATTAGATGTTACGATTCAAGCTCAGATCCTGGAGTTAATGAAGGACTTACAAAATAAAATCGATACGTCGATTATTTTTATTACCCATGATCTTGGTGTAGTAGCAAACGTGGCTGATCGTGTGGCGGTTATGTATGGTGGTCAAATCGTGGAATCAGGAACCGTCGACGAGATTTTTTATGATCCGAGACACCCTTATACTTGGGGATTATTAGGTTCAATGCCTACTCTTGAAACAGAGACTAAGGCAAAATTAACAGCGATTCCCGGAACACCTCCAGATTTATTAAACCCTCCTAAGGGTGATGCATTCGCTTTAAGAAGCGAATATGCTTTGAAAGTAGATTTAGAAAAAGAACCACCAATGTACAAGGTGTCTGATACTCACATTGTGAAATCATGGTTAATGCACCCTGATGCACCACAAGTTGAGCCTCCAGAAGCAGTAAAACTTAGACAGCGCACAATGCCAGCTAACTATGAAAAGCCTGTGCTATTCGAGGGGGTTAAAGCATAA
- a CDS encoding VOC family protein, whose amino-acid sequence MVSPIINKIGAVFIPVRSINNARDWYCDLLGLSADSEEIIAGHLFVIPLEDKNSLVLDSKIFSPSQTKDIPLFHFNTDNIYKAYEFMKEKEITLISDIEHDQWFTIQDPDGNILMVCQT is encoded by the coding sequence GTGGTAAGTCCTATAATAAATAAAATCGGAGCCGTTTTTATACCAGTACGTTCGATCAATAATGCAAGAGATTGGTATTGTGACTTGCTAGGCTTATCTGCCGATAGTGAGGAAATCATTGCGGGACATTTATTTGTTATCCCCCTAGAAGATAAAAATAGCTTAGTCTTAGATAGTAAAATTTTCTCACCATCTCAAACAAAAGACATTCCTCTCTTCCACTTTAACACTGACAATATCTACAAAGCTTACGAATTCATGAAAGAAAAAGAGATCACACTCATATCTGATATAGAACATGACCAATGGTTCACCATTCAAGACCCCGACGGAAACATTCTAATGGTCTGCCAAACATGA
- the cls gene encoding cardiolipin synthase — translation MKNTVRVLIFLTILFVVYFVLINPYVSGVLKYGSVVFSLSVGFIAFVIFFENRHPTQTLIWLVVLGSFPFVGFVFYLLFGRNYRKEKMYRKKYILDKQTYSKFEPSINNIEERLKTIQALHHDRHLILAQRIGNSSISFHSSTKILTNGEETFNALLKYLNTATHHIHLEYYIVRHDQIGQEIKDILIEKARIGVKVRFLYDAVGSWQLSNQYISELKNAGVEMIPFGPVKLPFLNNKFNFRNHRKIIVIDGNIGFMGGLNIGDEYLGRDKSFGFWRDTHLMVEGEAVRTLQLIFLQDWYYMTNDSFLTPGYLTPRKESEGFQDGGVQMIAGGPDNEFSVIKNIFFSMISSAKKSVWIASPYFIPDEDIFSALKIAALSGVDVRLLVPKRPDKRIVFHASRSYFPELLEAGARVFEYDKGFMHSKILIVDKELASIGTANMDMRSFHLNFEVNAFLYQTSSTNTLVKEYELDLLRSFELTIDEFSKRHYGYRILESTSRLLSPLL, via the coding sequence ATGAAAAATACAGTGAGAGTTCTCATATTTTTAACGATATTATTTGTTGTTTATTTTGTTTTAATTAATCCATATGTGTCAGGAGTTCTAAAATATGGAAGTGTAGTGTTCTCCCTTTCTGTTGGATTCATTGCTTTTGTGATTTTCTTTGAAAATCGACATCCGACCCAAACGTTAATTTGGTTAGTGGTCTTAGGGAGCTTTCCCTTTGTTGGGTTTGTATTCTATCTATTGTTTGGTCGAAACTACCGAAAAGAAAAAATGTATCGAAAAAAATATATTTTAGATAAGCAAACGTATTCAAAATTTGAACCCTCGATTAACAATATTGAAGAGCGCTTGAAAACGATACAAGCCCTTCACCATGATCGTCATCTAATTCTTGCTCAAAGAATAGGAAACAGCTCAATCTCTTTCCATTCATCAACGAAAATTTTAACTAACGGTGAAGAGACGTTTAATGCCCTTTTAAAATATTTAAATACAGCAACACACCATATTCATTTAGAGTATTACATTGTGAGACATGATCAAATTGGTCAAGAGATTAAAGACATACTTATTGAAAAGGCAAGGATAGGCGTAAAAGTCCGTTTTTTATACGATGCTGTAGGTTCTTGGCAGTTGTCTAACCAATATATTTCTGAATTAAAAAATGCAGGGGTTGAAATGATTCCTTTTGGCCCAGTAAAGCTTCCATTTTTGAATAATAAATTTAATTTCCGGAATCACAGAAAAATCATTGTCATTGATGGAAATATAGGGTTTATGGGTGGGCTAAATATAGGTGATGAATATTTAGGTAGAGACAAAAGCTTTGGCTTTTGGAGAGATACGCATCTAATGGTAGAAGGTGAAGCAGTTCGGACATTGCAGCTTATTTTCCTTCAAGACTGGTATTATATGACCAACGACAGTTTTTTGACTCCAGGATATCTTACACCCCGAAAAGAATCAGAAGGATTTCAAGATGGTGGGGTTCAAATGATTGCTGGAGGGCCTGATAATGAATTTAGCGTAATAAAAAATATTTTTTTCTCTATGATTTCTTCCGCCAAGAAAAGCGTTTGGATTGCTTCTCCATATTTTATACCTGACGAAGATATTTTTTCTGCTTTGAAAATTGCTGCATTAAGTGGAGTGGATGTACGTTTACTTGTGCCAAAACGGCCTGATAAACGAATTGTTTTTCATGCCTCCCGTTCCTATTTTCCTGAGCTGCTGGAAGCCGGTGCAAGAGTATTTGAATATGATAAGGGGTTTATGCATAGTAAAATCCTTATAGTGGATAAAGAGCTTGCTTCTATTGGAACAGCAAATATGGATATGAGAAGCTTTCATTTAAATTTTGAAGTGAATGCATTTTTATACCAAACAAGTAGCACAAATACTTTAGTTAAAGAGTATGAGCTAGATTTACTTCGTTCCTTTGAATTGACGATAGATGAGTTTTCTAAGCGCCATTATGGATATAGGATATTAGAGTCAACTTCGCGTTTACTGTCTCCACTTCTCTAA
- the spxA gene encoding transcriptional regulator SpxA translates to MVTLFTSPSCTSCRKAKAWLEEHEIPYSERNIFSEPLSIEEIKEILRMTEDGTDEIISTRSKIFQKLNVDLESLPLQDLFGLIQQNPGLLRRPIIMDEKRLQVGYNDDEIRRFLPRKVRTFQLLEAQKMVN, encoded by the coding sequence ATGGTAACTTTGTTCACGTCACCTAGTTGCACATCATGTCGAAAAGCGAAAGCTTGGTTGGAAGAACATGAAATTCCATATTCGGAAAGAAATATTTTTTCCGAACCTTTGAGCATAGAAGAAATAAAGGAAATATTACGTATGACAGAAGATGGAACCGATGAGATTATCTCGACACGTTCTAAAATATTCCAGAAACTTAATGTAGATTTAGAATCTTTGCCCTTACAAGATTTATTCGGATTAATTCAGCAAAACCCAGGTTTGTTACGTCGTCCAATTATTATGGATGAAAAACGTTTACAAGTCGGATACAACGATGATGAAATTAGAAGGTTTTTGCCAAGAAAAGTCCGTACATTCCAGTTATTAGAGGCTCAAAAGATGGTCAACTAA
- the opp3C gene encoding oligopeptide ABC transporter permease: MDIKKQQDTEQNLSPSLFERTAVSDSDAEVIARPSLNFWQDAWIRLRKNKGAIFGMILVILTLIMAVVGPFMNEYEYSDQNIRHAKLPPKIPVLENIEFLPFDGVDRDGFDWYEAKEVEVNYWFGTDDLGRDIFTRTWQGTRISLYIAILAATIDLFIGIAYGGVSGYYGGRVDNIMQRFIEILVGIPNLIVVILFILIFEPGIFSITMAMVITGWVGMARIVRGQILQLKNQEFVLASKTLGASGNRLIWKHLLPNVMGPIIITTMFTVPGAIFTEAFLSFIGLGIQAPLASLGSLVNEGFRSLQTYPHMMTYPAVVISVIILGFNLMADGLRDALDPKMRK, translated from the coding sequence ATGGATATTAAAAAACAACAAGATACAGAACAAAACTTATCACCTTCCCTGTTTGAACGAACTGCTGTAAGTGACAGTGATGCAGAGGTGATAGCTCGTCCTAGTTTGAATTTTTGGCAAGATGCGTGGATCCGTCTGCGAAAAAATAAGGGAGCTATTTTTGGCATGATTTTAGTCATTCTCACGCTAATTATGGCCGTAGTTGGACCGTTTATGAATGAGTATGAGTATAGTGATCAAAATATACGTCATGCTAAGCTTCCACCTAAAATTCCTGTACTAGAGAACATTGAGTTTCTTCCATTTGATGGAGTAGACCGAGATGGTTTTGATTGGTACGAAGCAAAGGAAGTTGAAGTTAATTACTGGTTTGGAACTGACGACCTTGGTCGTGACATCTTTACAAGGACGTGGCAAGGGACTCGTATTTCGTTGTATATTGCCATTTTAGCTGCAACTATTGATTTATTTATTGGAATCGCATATGGAGGAGTGTCAGGCTACTATGGTGGTCGTGTTGATAATATCATGCAGCGATTTATCGAAATTCTCGTAGGTATTCCTAACTTAATTGTTGTAATCCTTTTCATTCTCATCTTCGAACCAGGTATTTTCTCAATTACGATGGCGATGGTTATTACTGGTTGGGTTGGTATGGCAAGGATTGTTCGTGGACAAATCCTCCAATTGAAAAATCAAGAATTCGTGCTAGCTTCAAAAACACTAGGAGCTTCTGGAAATCGTTTGATTTGGAAGCATTTACTTCCAAATGTAATGGGACCAATTATTATTACAACAATGTTTACAGTACCTGGTGCAATTTTTACAGAAGCATTTTTAAGTTTTATTGGATTAGGAATTCAAGCACCATTAGCTTCACTGGGATCATTGGTAAATGAAGGGTTCCGTTCTCTTCAAACCTACCCACATATGATGACTTATCCTGCAGTTGTAATTTCGGTAATCATTTTAGGATTTAACTTGATGGCTGATGGACTTCGTGATGCACTCGATCCAAAAATGCGTAAGTAA